A single window of Terriglobales bacterium DNA harbors:
- a CDS encoding 2-oxoglutarate dehydrogenase E1 component, producing the protein MATRSIRSEKTASEREAVFDVFRRWGYLEADLDPLGHFEPQPHPELDGLTGPWADEARRFYCSSVGAQFMHIADPERRRWIQERMETAAPGPDNPAHILERLISAELFEQVLQTRYLGTKRYSLEGNTALIPLLDEMLETGSGLGAEEALIAMAHRGRLNAIVHIAGRPARDVFAGFEDVDPRSVLGSGDVKYHLGATGHYKTRTGRTVRIHLVSNPSHLEAVDPVAVGRLRAKQRRLGEDGQARSIAFLLHGDAAFAGQGITAETLAFSGLRGYDVGGVVHVIVNNLIGFTTNPSELHSSRFSADLAKRLPIPILHVNAEDLDAVVRVARMAMDYRYEFGTDVVVDLIGYRRHGHSEVDDPTITQPRLYRRIKEHPVAWQVYATKIGADPEPVVQRVRAEFEEAQKQAAKLTEKPVLAQLPGYWSRFKGGPYDPASEVDTGVTEEELRQVTDGLTQWPDGFHIHPKVQKLLEQRAEMGYGKRPVDFGMAEALAFGTLVRAGVPVRLSGQDSRRGTFNQRHAVLIDTEDEHEYIPLSHLARDQATFEVYNSILSENAVLGFEYGYSRDFPEALVLWEAQFGDFANGAQVIIDQFISAGEDKWGLLSGLVLLLPHGFEGQGPEHSSARIERYLQLAARDNLQVCQPSTAAQYFHLLRRQALRAWRKPLVAFTPKSMLRHPDASSPVADLSRARFQNVIGDAEVESAETVLLCTGKIGHELRRERRERGAKQTAIVSVEQLYPFPQQELAAELVRHPQARDLVWVQEEPANQGALGYMMPRLTRMARDRHVRTVKRSPSPSPATGSAKAHELEQKALLALAFTR; encoded by the coding sequence ATGGCGACGCGCTCAATTCGGTCCGAAAAGACGGCTTCTGAGCGCGAAGCTGTGTTCGATGTCTTCCGGCGGTGGGGATATCTGGAAGCCGATCTCGACCCTCTCGGTCACTTTGAGCCGCAGCCGCATCCTGAGTTGGACGGCTTGACGGGCCCGTGGGCTGACGAAGCGCGACGCTTCTACTGCAGCTCCGTCGGAGCCCAATTCATGCACATCGCCGACCCGGAACGGCGGAGATGGATCCAGGAGCGCATGGAAACCGCCGCGCCCGGGCCTGACAATCCGGCACACATCCTCGAGCGCCTGATCTCGGCCGAGCTGTTCGAGCAGGTTTTGCAGACGCGCTACCTGGGCACCAAGCGGTATTCGCTGGAAGGCAACACGGCGCTGATACCGCTGCTGGACGAGATGCTGGAGACAGGTTCCGGGCTGGGGGCGGAAGAGGCGCTCATCGCCATGGCGCACCGCGGACGACTGAACGCCATCGTGCACATCGCCGGGCGGCCGGCGCGCGACGTCTTCGCGGGCTTCGAGGACGTAGACCCGCGCAGCGTGCTGGGCTCGGGCGACGTGAAGTATCACCTGGGCGCAACTGGACATTACAAGACGCGCACGGGACGCACGGTGCGCATCCACCTGGTCTCCAATCCCAGCCACCTGGAGGCGGTCGATCCGGTGGCGGTGGGGCGGCTGCGCGCGAAGCAGCGGCGATTGGGCGAAGACGGACAGGCGCGCTCGATCGCCTTCCTCCTGCATGGCGACGCAGCCTTCGCCGGACAAGGTATCACGGCGGAGACACTGGCTTTTTCCGGGCTGCGCGGCTATGACGTGGGCGGCGTCGTGCATGTGATCGTGAACAATCTCATCGGGTTCACGACCAATCCGAGCGAACTGCACAGTTCGCGTTTTTCCGCCGACCTGGCGAAGCGGCTCCCCATCCCTATCTTGCATGTCAACGCCGAAGACCTCGACGCGGTGGTGCGCGTTGCACGCATGGCGATGGACTACCGCTATGAGTTCGGCACCGACGTGGTGGTGGACCTGATCGGGTATCGGCGGCATGGGCACAGCGAGGTGGACGATCCCACCATCACGCAGCCGCGTCTGTATCGCCGCATCAAGGAACATCCGGTGGCGTGGCAAGTCTATGCGACGAAGATCGGCGCCGATCCGGAGCCGGTGGTGCAGAGGGTGCGCGCAGAGTTTGAAGAGGCCCAGAAGCAGGCCGCGAAGCTCACGGAGAAACCTGTGCTGGCGCAGCTTCCCGGCTACTGGTCGCGCTTCAAAGGCGGCCCGTATGACCCGGCGTCCGAGGTGGATACGGGCGTGACCGAGGAGGAGCTGCGCCAAGTCACCGACGGATTGACGCAGTGGCCGGACGGTTTCCACATCCATCCCAAGGTGCAGAAACTGTTGGAACAGCGGGCGGAGATGGGGTATGGCAAGCGGCCGGTGGACTTCGGCATGGCGGAAGCGCTGGCCTTCGGCACGCTGGTGCGCGCCGGCGTCCCCGTTCGCCTGAGCGGGCAGGACAGCCGCCGCGGCACGTTCAATCAGCGGCACGCCGTGCTGATCGACACCGAGGACGAGCATGAATACATCCCGCTGAGCCACCTGGCACGGGACCAGGCGACGTTCGAGGTCTACAACTCCATCCTTTCCGAGAACGCGGTGCTGGGATTTGAATACGGCTACAGCCGCGACTTCCCTGAGGCCTTGGTGCTGTGGGAAGCGCAGTTCGGCGATTTCGCCAACGGCGCGCAGGTGATCATCGACCAGTTCATCAGCGCGGGGGAGGACAAGTGGGGGCTGCTTTCGGGGCTGGTCCTGCTGTTGCCGCACGGCTTCGAGGGCCAGGGGCCGGAGCACTCCAGCGCGCGCATCGAGCGCTACCTGCAACTGGCGGCACGCGACAACCTCCAGGTCTGCCAGCCTTCGACGGCAGCACAATATTTCCATCTGCTGCGGCGGCAGGCGCTGCGTGCGTGGCGCAAGCCGCTGGTGGCGTTCACGCCCAAGAGCATGCTGCGGCATCCGGATGCCAGCTCTCCGGTAGCAGACCTCAGCCGGGCGCGCTTCCAGAACGTGATCGGCGATGCCGAAGTCGAAAGCGCGGAAACTGTACTGCTGTGCACGGGCAAGATCGGGCATGAACTCCGACGAGAGCGTCGCGAGCGCGGGGCAAAGCAGACGGCCATCGTATCCGTGGAGCAGTTGTATCCCTTTCCGCAGCAGGAGCTGGCGGCGGAACTGGTGCGACATCCCCAGGCGCGTGACCTGGTGTGGGTGCAGGAAGAGCCGGCCAACCAGGGGGCGCTGGGCTACATGATGCCGCGGTTGACGCGCATGGCCCGGGACCGCCACGTGCGCACGGTGAAGCGCTCGCCCAGCCCCAGCCCGGCCACGGGCTCCGCCAAGGCGCATGAGCTGGAGCAGAAGGCGCTGCTGGCGCTGGCGTTCACGCGATAA
- a CDS encoding SDR family oxidoreductase — protein MQAHEQKNGQPGSALEPVYWRVEGSLLDLSAVRPLIFITRNTQSFLERWARRWGLAVLVLVRPLLYALHRRSATRVLHTMLRGVSADRLDLLGEEYFQYQQKPRLKPQGVAKVKEAMADGRPVVLVSQGLEQVMRPLAEYLGAAGLIANRLEFRDGLATGRLLEPVIRPRGGLARIFGGNPDGSVPLEKLARDLGHPPDVLRAAVRPARRVSVKYARPVVVFDDRQRLGPLSVRQSLAGRHILLIGVTGFIGKVWLVNALRDLPEIGRIYLLVRRQKSNSALRRFEKLVEESPLFDPLHTEHGDGLAQFLSERVEVVEGDVSKPGLGLDEATRARLQQKLDLVINSSGLTDFNPDLRDALAVNVEATIHLLDFLRACDHAALLHLSTCYVAGYVDGRVREELVPNYTPKRVADFDAERERLALHELVRETEQRAASPEVTAELKKEIAERRSAGLSGEALENQLRKARIRWVRSALIEAGMRRAQQFGWPNTYTFTKSLAESLIATRGGDLPIAVVRPSIVETSTHSPFSGWNEGINTSASLSYLLGTYFRQLPSNERKRLDIVPVDLVCRGMTLIAAALIGRRHQRMYQLASSESNPCDMRRSIELTGLAHRKHYRAQEGLEHWLRLRFDTIAVSKTRYQRLSAPGQKAIVRSIRLLASPIPFMEQKLVKRERALDRVARLIELYEPFILHNEQVFEAGNIELLAAALEPEERERFGYDARSIDWWEYWINIHIPALRKWSYPLIEGRLPESRSGRTFRMAPAGNPSVPTGATWPSS, from the coding sequence TTGCAGGCACACGAACAAAAAAACGGGCAGCCCGGCTCGGCGTTGGAGCCGGTCTATTGGCGAGTGGAAGGCAGCCTGCTTGACCTGAGCGCTGTGCGGCCGCTCATCTTCATCACCCGCAACACGCAAAGCTTCCTGGAGCGCTGGGCGCGTCGCTGGGGCCTGGCGGTGCTGGTACTGGTACGGCCTCTGCTGTACGCCCTGCATCGCAGATCCGCCACCCGCGTGCTGCACACCATGCTGCGGGGGGTGAGCGCCGACCGGCTCGATCTGCTGGGTGAGGAGTATTTTCAGTACCAGCAGAAGCCGCGGCTGAAGCCGCAGGGCGTGGCGAAGGTGAAGGAAGCGATGGCGGACGGGCGGCCTGTCGTGCTGGTGAGCCAGGGGCTGGAGCAGGTGATGCGCCCGCTGGCGGAGTACCTGGGCGCCGCCGGGCTGATAGCAAACCGGCTGGAGTTCCGCGATGGCCTGGCGACCGGGCGGCTGCTGGAGCCGGTAATCCGCCCGCGCGGAGGCCTGGCGCGAATTTTCGGCGGGAATCCCGATGGCAGCGTGCCGCTGGAGAAGCTGGCACGCGATTTGGGACATCCGCCCGACGTCTTGCGCGCCGCCGTGCGTCCGGCACGGCGGGTATCGGTGAAATACGCGCGTCCGGTGGTGGTGTTCGACGATCGGCAGCGCCTGGGGCCGCTTTCGGTGCGGCAGTCGCTCGCGGGCAGGCACATCCTGCTGATCGGGGTGACGGGATTCATCGGCAAGGTATGGCTGGTGAACGCTCTGCGCGACCTGCCCGAGATCGGCCGCATCTATCTGCTGGTCCGGCGGCAGAAATCGAACAGCGCTCTGCGGCGCTTCGAAAAGCTTGTGGAAGAGTCGCCGCTGTTCGATCCGTTGCACACCGAGCACGGCGACGGGCTGGCACAATTCCTCTCGGAGCGTGTCGAGGTGGTCGAGGGCGACGTGTCAAAGCCCGGCCTCGGCCTGGACGAGGCCACGCGAGCGCGCCTGCAGCAGAAACTGGACCTGGTCATCAACAGCTCCGGCCTGACCGACTTCAATCCCGACCTGCGCGATGCGCTGGCGGTGAACGTCGAGGCGACCATCCACCTGCTTGATTTCCTGCGCGCCTGCGACCACGCGGCGCTGCTTCACCTTTCGACCTGCTACGTGGCGGGCTACGTGGATGGACGCGTGCGCGAAGAGCTGGTGCCGAACTACACACCCAAGCGCGTCGCGGACTTCGACGCCGAGCGCGAGCGGCTGGCGCTCCACGAACTGGTGAGGGAGACGGAGCAGCGAGCGGCCAGCCCGGAAGTGACGGCCGAGCTGAAAAAGGAGATCGCGGAACGGCGCTCGGCAGGACTGAGCGGAGAAGCGCTGGAGAACCAGTTGCGCAAGGCCCGCATTCGCTGGGTACGCAGCGCGCTGATCGAGGCGGGCATGCGGCGCGCGCAGCAATTCGGCTGGCCGAACACCTACACCTTCACCAAGAGCCTGGCGGAATCGCTGATCGCCACGCGCGGCGGCGACCTGCCCATCGCCGTGGTGCGGCCGTCCATCGTCGAAACTTCGACGCACAGCCCGTTTTCCGGGTGGAACGAGGGCATCAATACTTCGGCGTCGCTTTCCTACCTTCTGGGGACGTACTTCCGGCAACTTCCGTCGAACGAACGCAAGCGTCTGGACATTGTGCCGGTGGACCTGGTGTGCCGGGGCATGACGCTGATCGCCGCGGCGCTCATCGGGCGGCGACACCAGCGCATGTATCAACTGGCCAGTTCGGAGAGCAATCCCTGCGACATGCGGCGCTCGATCGAGCTTACCGGCCTGGCCCACCGCAAGCATTACCGCGCGCAGGAAGGGCTGGAGCACTGGCTGCGGCTGCGGTTCGACACCATCGCCGTGTCGAAGACGCGCTACCAGCGGCTCTCCGCGCCGGGACAGAAGGCCATCGTGCGCAGCATCCGGCTGCTGGCTTCGCCCATCCCCTTCATGGAGCAGAAACTGGTGAAGCGGGAACGGGCGCTGGACCGGGTGGCGCGGCTCATCGAGCTGTACGAGCCCTTCATCCTGCACAACGAACAGGTGTTCGAGGCGGGCAACATCGAGCTGCTGGCGGCGGCGCTCGAGCCGGAAGAGCGCGAGCGGTTCGGCTACGACGCGCGCTCGATCGACTGGTGGGAGTACTGGATCAACATCCATATTCCAGCGCTGCGCAAGTGGTCGTATCCGCTGATCGAGGGTCGCCTGCCGGAGTCGCGCTCGGGACGCACGTTCCGCATGGCGCCGGCGGGCAATCCGAGCGTTCCCACGGGAGCGACATGGCCATCTTCCTGA
- a CDS encoding SDR family oxidoreductase, which translates to MAIFLTGSTGYIGAHLAAGLLENHKDTLNLLVRARNQQEGAERLWRSLQLHMDFPKFHEYLQSRIQVFLGDLTERRFGLNDRDYERLTKTTDSVIHCAASLNRKSEKQCLNVNLRGTLEVVQLARRAQQDHGLRRISHVSTVAVAGHRQNEVVEEDQAVDWQRSDYDPYARTKKFCEHMIRELLPEVPRTIFRPSIVLGDSRRGETTQFDMVRAFVFLAGLPVLPFRAEDKIDIVPVDYVADAIVTLHQKEKPGHEIYHLSSGTGSQTYRELTQALARAQRKSAPWFMPSLEGPFRWTVEWLSNRKGNLGYGASLLKVFLPYLVWNTVFDNTRVVAELGRRPAPFSEYSYPLLKFSRETRFTYPYREWPSPAGGRVG; encoded by the coding sequence ATGGCCATCTTCCTGACCGGGTCCACCGGGTACATCGGCGCGCACCTGGCTGCCGGACTGCTCGAAAACCACAAGGACACGCTGAACCTGCTGGTCCGCGCCAGGAACCAGCAGGAAGGCGCCGAGCGCTTGTGGCGGTCGCTGCAACTGCACATGGACTTCCCCAAGTTCCATGAGTACCTGCAGTCGCGGATCCAGGTGTTCCTGGGCGATCTGACCGAGCGGCGCTTCGGCCTGAATGACCGCGATTATGAACGGCTGACGAAGACGACCGATTCGGTGATTCACTGCGCGGCGTCGCTCAACCGGAAGTCCGAGAAGCAGTGCCTGAACGTGAACCTGCGCGGAACGCTGGAAGTGGTGCAACTGGCGCGGCGGGCACAGCAGGACCACGGTCTGCGGCGCATCAGTCATGTGAGCACCGTGGCCGTGGCCGGACACCGGCAGAACGAAGTCGTCGAAGAGGACCAGGCGGTCGACTGGCAGCGTTCGGATTACGATCCGTACGCGCGCACGAAGAAATTCTGCGAGCACATGATCCGCGAGCTGCTGCCGGAGGTGCCGCGCACCATCTTCCGGCCGAGCATCGTGCTGGGCGACAGCCGGCGCGGCGAAACCACGCAGTTCGACATGGTGCGCGCGTTTGTGTTCCTGGCGGGGCTGCCCGTGCTCCCTTTCCGCGCCGAGGACAAAATCGACATCGTGCCGGTGGATTACGTGGCCGACGCCATCGTCACGCTGCACCAGAAGGAGAAGCCGGGGCACGAGATCTATCATCTTTCCTCCGGAACCGGGTCGCAGACCTACCGAGAGCTGACGCAGGCGCTGGCGCGGGCGCAGCGCAAGAGCGCGCCGTGGTTCATGCCGTCGCTCGAGGGGCCGTTCCGCTGGACAGTCGAGTGGCTTTCGAACCGCAAGGGGAACCTGGGCTACGGGGCTTCCCTGCTGAAAGTTTTCCTTCCGTATCTCGTCTGGAACACCGTATTCGACAACACCCGCGTGGTGGCGGAGCTGGGGCGGCGGCCGGCTCCGTTTTCCGAGTACAGCTATCCCCTGCTGAAGTTCAGCCGGGAGACGCGCTTCACCTATCCCTACCGCGAGTGGCCCAGTCCGGCCGGAGGACGGGTCGGATGA
- a CDS encoding polysaccharide pyruvyl transferase family protein — MMDLVLEAWVAGLIEITKLGWMLGAGQTWRPGEKLRLLFAGYNGTRNTGSDVRVEEMLRQVRRILGAENCRLAVMTQSFERSRGYFGDAEQVHLPDIFPPFLFREVRKHHGVVACEGSMFKSKFANALTTMMIGSLGIATAENKLSIGYGAEAGDMDKLLARMCGRYCAQSLIITRNEESRSVLRALGVPTEPGTDTAWTFEPHRPEYGRRALRDLGWDGQREVLVVCPINPFWWPVKASVTKYAAHLLFGAYEQSHYRTVYFHNSGPQVDAAYQRYLKAIANAVERFRKQHGVFVVLAAMERLDARACRELATMLGGVPVATSDDYDMYQLVSILRACHLMVSSRYHGIVTSMPGLVASAGITMDERIRNLMHERGHRHLLLEVDDSELEPKLYEMMERLRREREAVAAGIGQTVVRNLKTMARMGVYFEEHVQQRYPEFPVRTGQLSWEDYLPPLSPNLRRLVEQYEGATVRPGASCA, encoded by the coding sequence ATGATGGACCTGGTGCTCGAGGCCTGGGTGGCCGGGCTGATCGAGATCACCAAGCTGGGCTGGATGCTGGGCGCCGGCCAGACGTGGCGCCCCGGCGAAAAGCTCCGCCTCCTGTTCGCCGGCTACAACGGCACGCGCAACACCGGCTCCGACGTGCGCGTGGAGGAGATGCTGCGCCAGGTGCGGCGCATCCTGGGAGCGGAGAACTGCCGGCTGGCCGTGATGACGCAGAGCTTCGAACGCTCGCGCGGCTACTTCGGCGACGCCGAACAGGTCCACCTGCCCGACATCTTCCCGCCCTTCCTTTTCCGCGAAGTGCGCAAGCATCACGGCGTGGTGGCCTGCGAAGGCTCCATGTTCAAGAGCAAGTTCGCCAACGCCCTGACCACCATGATGATCGGCTCCCTCGGCATCGCCACGGCGGAGAACAAGCTCTCCATCGGCTACGGCGCGGAAGCCGGAGACATGGACAAGCTGCTGGCCAGGATGTGCGGGCGGTATTGCGCGCAGTCGCTCATCATCACCCGCAATGAAGAATCACGCTCGGTGCTGCGCGCCCTGGGTGTCCCCACCGAACCGGGCACGGATACGGCGTGGACGTTCGAGCCGCACCGCCCGGAATATGGCCGGAGAGCCCTGCGTGACCTGGGCTGGGACGGGCAGCGCGAAGTGCTGGTGGTGTGTCCCATCAATCCCTTCTGGTGGCCGGTGAAGGCGTCGGTGACGAAATATGCGGCGCATTTGCTGTTCGGCGCCTATGAGCAGAGCCACTATCGCACGGTGTACTTCCACAACTCCGGCCCGCAGGTGGACGCGGCGTATCAGCGCTATCTGAAGGCCATCGCCAACGCTGTCGAGCGTTTCCGCAAACAGCACGGCGTCTTCGTGGTGCTGGCGGCGATGGAGCGGCTGGATGCGCGCGCCTGCCGCGAACTGGCGACAATGCTGGGCGGCGTTCCCGTGGCAACGTCCGATGACTACGACATGTACCAGTTGGTCAGCATCCTGCGGGCGTGCCACTTGATGGTGTCGTCGCGCTACCACGGCATCGTGACTTCGATGCCCGGGCTGGTCGCTTCGGCCGGCATCACCATGGACGAGCGCATCCGCAACCTGATGCACGAGCGTGGACATCGGCACCTGCTGCTCGAGGTGGACGATTCTGAACTGGAACCCAAACTGTACGAAATGATGGAGCGGTTGCGCCGCGAGCGCGAGGCCGTGGCAGCGGGAATCGGGCAGACCGTGGTGCGCAACCTGAAGACCATGGCCCGCATGGGCGTCTACTTCGAAGAGCACGTTCAGCAACGCTATCCTGAATTTCCAGTGCGAACCGGCCAACTGAGCTGGGAGGACTACCTGCCGCCGCTCAGCCCCAATCTGCGCCGTCTGGTCGAGCAGTACGAAGGCGCGACAGTCCGGCCGGGCGCATCGTGCGCATGA
- a CDS encoding AMP-binding protein yields MNFLENIFRRLGADPARPVLAEARDGKLLSATAGKVLAHVRAARGFLRSAGLKKGDRCALLANNSICWTALDLALMAEGVIVVPLYARQAPAELVGMMKDSGASLVLCGDAALREAVAREWPQAPRQCLFDEVFTAPPIHEDDPLPRTDGDPVTIIYTSGTSGEPKGVILNTANLNHMVPCTVGRLDQLMGPRPVADRIFHYLPFCFAGSWILMLTALSRHSVLTLSTDLTKLADEMKLAAPDYFLNVPALLERVRRGIEEQVAKRGGFALKLFGRGKQAWFERAMRRPGSFTQDDGILGFFWLKLAQASVFPAIRKKIGPNLKALICGSAPLAVETQLFFMMLGIPVLQVYGLTETTAICTLDDPHRVEPGWVGPAIPGIEMKLGEHDEILVRGPNIFPGYWNRPTETAKVLRDGWFYTGDQGETNASGNWRIIGRIKNLIIPASGHNIAPEPIEEELARKIPGAQQVVLVGNERSYLAALVTGAVERRQAEQAIEQVNAGLPHYKQVRRFTVIGEPFTIEGGLLTANGKLKRDAIAARYAGEIAAMYQKEA; encoded by the coding sequence ATGAACTTCCTCGAAAACATCTTTCGAAGATTGGGAGCCGATCCGGCGCGTCCGGTGCTTGCCGAGGCGCGGGATGGGAAGCTACTCAGCGCAACGGCCGGCAAGGTGCTGGCGCACGTGCGCGCCGCGCGGGGCTTTCTGCGCTCGGCAGGCCTGAAAAAGGGCGACCGATGCGCGCTGCTGGCGAACAACAGCATTTGCTGGACGGCGCTGGATCTGGCGCTGATGGCGGAAGGCGTGATCGTCGTGCCGCTCTACGCGCGGCAGGCGCCGGCAGAACTGGTCGGCATGATGAAGGACAGCGGCGCTTCGCTCGTCCTTTGCGGCGACGCCGCACTGCGCGAGGCCGTTGCGCGCGAGTGGCCACAAGCGCCGCGGCAATGCCTCTTCGACGAAGTCTTCACCGCTCCGCCCATCCATGAAGACGACCCGCTGCCGCGAACCGATGGCGACCCGGTGACCATCATCTATACCTCGGGCACGTCGGGCGAGCCCAAAGGCGTCATCCTGAACACCGCGAACCTGAACCACATGGTGCCTTGCACGGTGGGCCGGCTGGACCAGTTGATGGGCCCGCGCCCGGTGGCTGACCGCATCTTCCACTACCTGCCCTTCTGTTTCGCCGGCTCGTGGATCCTGATGCTGACGGCGTTGTCGCGGCACAGCGTCCTGACGCTCTCGACCGATCTGACCAAGCTCGCAGACGAAATGAAGCTCGCCGCGCCGGATTATTTTCTGAATGTGCCGGCGCTGCTGGAACGCGTGCGCAGAGGGATCGAGGAACAGGTGGCCAAGCGTGGCGGTTTCGCGCTGAAGCTGTTCGGGAGGGGCAAGCAGGCATGGTTCGAGCGTGCGATGAGAAGGCCCGGATCCTTCACTCAGGATGACGGCATCCTGGGTTTCTTCTGGCTCAAACTGGCCCAAGCCTCTGTGTTCCCTGCCATCCGCAAAAAAATCGGCCCCAACCTGAAGGCGCTGATCTGCGGTTCAGCGCCGCTGGCGGTCGAGACGCAGCTCTTCTTCATGATGCTGGGCATCCCGGTGCTGCAGGTGTACGGGCTCACAGAGACCACAGCCATTTGCACGCTCGATGATCCGCATCGCGTCGAACCCGGCTGGGTCGGCCCGGCCATCCCGGGAATCGAGATGAAGCTGGGCGAGCACGATGAGATTCTGGTGCGCGGCCCCAACATTTTCCCCGGCTACTGGAACCGTCCGACCGAGACCGCCAAGGTGCTGCGCGACGGATGGTTTTACACCGGCGACCAGGGCGAGACGAACGCCAGCGGCAACTGGCGTATCATCGGGCGGATCAAGAACCTGATCATTCCGGCCTCGGGGCACAACATTGCGCCCGAGCCCATCGAGGAGGAACTGGCGCGCAAGATCCCCGGCGCACAGCAGGTGGTGCTGGTGGGAAACGAACGCAGCTACCTGGCAGCGCTGGTGACGGGCGCGGTGGAGCGGAGGCAGGCCGAGCAGGCGATCGAACAAGTGAACGCCGGGCTGCCGCACTACAAGCAAGTGCGGCGATTTACCGTCATCGGAGAGCCCTTCACCATCGAAGGCGGCCTGCTGACGGCGAACGGAAAGCTGAAGCGGGATGCGATTGCAGCGCGATACGCCGGTGAGATCGCAGCGATGTATCAGAAAGAAGCATGA
- a CDS encoding enoyl-CoA hydratase/isomerase family protein, protein MSRHKAKTLSWELRDGVVELALDREPCNEIGSQTLADLENFAAALHELGESAAAVIIHSTRKCGFSAGADLRELYHRSQEVEEPERSRRLRDFLERIHKVLNTLDAAPPTTIAAVHGVCFGGGFELALACDLIVADKMARFCFPELRLGLIPGFGGVPRLKRDLGNAVVRDLLLTGRSINATRAQAVGLVSQLAAEGEALRVARATAAQVCKFDRGTAGAAKKFIKPIPKEELKQEIEIFCELFRRPAVAAGLKKFVESTDAHPYLP, encoded by the coding sequence ATGAGCAGGCACAAAGCCAAGACGCTCTCCTGGGAACTACGAGACGGCGTGGTGGAGTTGGCGCTCGACCGCGAGCCCTGCAACGAGATCGGCTCGCAGACGCTCGCCGACCTGGAGAACTTCGCGGCAGCGCTCCACGAGCTGGGCGAAAGTGCAGCCGCGGTCATCATCCACAGCACGCGGAAATGCGGCTTTTCGGCGGGCGCCGATCTGCGGGAGCTGTACCATCGCTCCCAGGAAGTGGAAGAGCCGGAACGCTCCCGGCGCTTGCGCGATTTCCTGGAGCGCATCCACAAGGTACTGAATACGCTCGACGCCGCGCCGCCGACGACGATTGCCGCCGTGCACGGGGTCTGTTTCGGCGGCGGGTTCGAGCTGGCCCTGGCCTGCGACCTGATCGTCGCCGACAAGATGGCTCGCTTCTGCTTCCCCGAATTGCGGCTGGGGCTCATCCCCGGTTTCGGCGGCGTCCCGCGCCTGAAGCGCGATCTGGGCAACGCCGTGGTCCGCGATTTGCTTCTCACCGGCCGCAGCATCAACGCCACGCGCGCTCAAGCCGTGGGCCTGGTGAGCCAACTGGCGGCCGAGGGAGAAGCTCTGCGGGTGGCGCGCGCCACCGCGGCCCAGGTGTGCAAGTTCGATCGTGGCACCGCCGGCGCCGCCAAGAAGTTCATCAAGCCGATCCCGAAGGAAGAACTGAAGCAGGAGATTGAGATATTCTGTGAGCTGTTTCGCCGGCCGGCGGTCGCGGCGGGCCTGAAGAAGTTCGTCGAGAGCACGGACGCGCATCCGTACCTGCCGTGA
- a CDS encoding DUF4440 domain-containing protein, with protein sequence MRSLAQSVAVFAFFSLLHVLAPAEEPGPILKSLLEAERNFARMSVEKGIRPAFLANLAEDAVIFRPGPVPGKKWMRDHPPENSVLSWEPSYAEVSRAGDMGFTTGPYEYRGTGNNRAIGYGHFVTVWKKQAAGAWKVAIDFGAPHARPEHSETLGLRPGNGMKAEKATADVATERARLLEADRSFAAATERNAVEAYAATAADDVLFLRPGRQLVAGRAGVGKELDQKPGRLTWKPIAGDVSGSGDLGYTYGSGEFHSGEANAPRHTGYYLRVWRRKPKGPWQVALDVMVLAPSDTN encoded by the coding sequence ATGCGATCCCTGGCCCAATCTGTAGCTGTTTTCGCGTTTTTCTCGCTGCTGCACGTGCTCGCTCCCGCCGAAGAGCCGGGTCCCATTCTGAAGTCGCTGCTCGAAGCGGAACGCAACTTCGCGCGCATGTCGGTAGAGAAGGGCATCCGTCCCGCGTTCCTGGCTAACCTGGCCGAGGACGCGGTGATCTTCCGGCCCGGACCAGTGCCGGGCAAGAAATGGATGCGTGACCACCCGCCCGAGAACAGCGTGCTGAGCTGGGAGCCGTCGTATGCCGAGGTCTCGCGTGCCGGCGACATGGGCTTTACCACCGGGCCGTACGAGTATCGCGGCACGGGCAACAACAGGGCCATCGGCTACGGGCACTTCGTCACCGTGTGGAAGAAGCAAGCCGCCGGCGCTTGGAAGGTCGCCATCGACTTCGGTGCTCCACACGCGAGGCCCGAGCATTCGGAAACACTGGGGCTGCGGCCGGGCAACGGCATGAAGGCGGAAAAGGCTACGGCCGACGTGGCCACGGAACGGGCCCGCCTGCTGGAAGCTGACCGGAGCTTTGCCGCCGCAACGGAAAGGAACGCAGTGGAGGCGTATGCGGCGACTGCTGCCGACGATGTGCTGTTCCTGCGTCCAGGCCGGCAGCTTGTCGCCGGTCGCGCTGGCGTTGGCAAGGAACTGGACCAGAAACCCGGACGCTTGACGTGGAAACCGATCGCCGGAGATGTCTCTGGCTCCGGCGATCTGGGCTACACCTACGGGTCGGGCGAGTTCCATTCCGGGGAAGCGAACGCGCCGCGGCACACCGGCTACTACTTGCGCGTGTGGCGCCGGAAACCCAAAGGTCCCTGGCAGGTCGCTCTGGATGTGATGGTCTTGGCGCCGTCAGACACGAACTGA